A DNA window from Phoenix dactylifera cultivar Barhee BC4 chromosome 13, palm_55x_up_171113_PBpolish2nd_filt_p, whole genome shotgun sequence contains the following coding sequences:
- the LOC103696014 gene encoding cytochrome c oxidase assembly factor 4 homolog, mitochondrial: MDPSRKPPASPQSPSPALPPPPPPPPLHQTDADEEDENVKQLKECSSLYLALQECLARTNRNWKSCQPEVQALKACQARRNDGREK; the protein is encoded by the exons ATGGACCCGTCAAGGAAGCCGCCCGCCTCGCCGCAGTCCCCTTCGCccgcccttcctcctcctcctccgccgccgccgctccaCCAGACCGACGCCGACGAGGAGGACGAGAACGTGAAGCAGCTCAAGGAGTGCTCCTCCCTCTACTTAGCCTTACAG GAATGCCTTGCCCGGACCAACCGGAACTGGAAATCCTGCCAACCCG AAGTTCAAGCATTAAAAGCCTGTCAGGCAAGGAGAAATGATGGTAGAGAAAAGTGA